One Buchnera aphidicola (Pentalonia nigronervosa) DNA segment encodes these proteins:
- the serS gene encoding serine--tRNA ligase — protein sequence MLNPDLLRYQLSDIAQKLLKKGYQLDTKVIFSMEKTRKILQIYTENLQRKHNVLSNIFHKNKIVKIENKILKSEIIQLNHILKNAQIQLNALRKSIFEFSMSIPNIPADEVPLGNASIYNKVIKYWGKKRQYNFTIRDHVELGNKLNELDWKSSAKISGSQFTVMKGNIALLHRALGQFMLDLHTMKHGYIETYVPYLVNRETLFGTGQLPKFNDDLFHVSSINKHNLALIPTAEVPLTNLFCKQIIDENCLPIKLIAHTPCFRSESSYGSQSRGLIRLHQFDKVELVQIVQPEKSMDTLEQLTEHAEKVLELLELPYRRVLLCAGEMSFSSAKTYDLEVWFPSKNKYREISSCSNMYDFQARRMKSRYRKNSDKKNIFVHTLNGSGLAISRTLAAVLENYQNSDGRINVPKILQKKYMQGLKFIN from the coding sequence ATGTTAAATCCTGATTTATTACGTTACCAGCTATCTGATATAGCTCAAAAATTGTTAAAAAAAGGTTATCAATTGGATACCAAAGTTATTTTTTCGATGGAAAAGACACGTAAAATTTTACAAATTTATACTGAAAATTTACAACGAAAACATAATGTTTTATCAAATATTTTTCATAAAAATAAAATCGTTAAAATAGAAAATAAAATTTTGAAAAGTGAAATTATTCAATTAAATCACATTTTAAAAAATGCTCAAATACAATTGAATGCTTTACGTAAAAGTATTTTTGAGTTCTCTATGTCGATTCCTAATATTCCTGCGGATGAGGTACCATTAGGAAATGCATCAATCTATAACAAAGTTATAAAATATTGGGGAAAAAAAAGACAGTACAATTTTACTATTCGAGATCATGTTGAACTCGGAAACAAATTAAATGAATTAGATTGGAAATCTTCAGCAAAAATATCAGGTTCACAGTTTACTGTCATGAAGGGAAATATTGCTCTTTTACATCGTGCTCTTGGTCAATTTATGTTAGATTTACATACTATGAAACATGGTTATATAGAAACATATGTTCCATATTTGGTAAATCGTGAAACATTATTTGGGACTGGTCAACTTCCAAAATTTAATGATGATTTATTTCATGTTAGTTCAATTAACAAACATAATCTTGCATTGATTCCTACAGCAGAAGTTCCATTGACCAATTTGTTTTGCAAGCAAATAATTGATGAAAATTGTTTGCCTATAAAATTAATCGCTCATACTCCTTGTTTTAGATCGGAATCTTCTTATGGAAGTCAGTCGCGGGGGTTAATTCGACTACATCAATTTGATAAAGTTGAGTTAGTGCAAATTGTACAACCAGAAAAATCTATGGACACTTTAGAACAATTAACTGAACATGCTGAAAAAGTATTAGAATTATTAGAATTGCCATATAGGAGAGTGCTTTTGTGTGCAGGAGAAATGAGTTTTTCCTCTGCAAAAACTTATGATCTAGAAGTTTGGTTTCCTTCTAAAAATAAATACAGAGAAATTTCATCTTGTTCAAACATGTATGATTTTCAAGCGCGTCGTATGAAATCACGTTATCGAAAAAATTCTGACAAAAAAAATATTTTTGTACACACATTAAATGGTTCTGGTTTAGCAATTAGCCGAACATTAGCAGCTGTTTTAGAAAATTATCAAAACTCTGATGGTCGTATTAATGTTCCAAAGATATTGCAAAAAAAATATATGCAAGGTTTAAAATTCATCAATTAA